The Synchiropus splendidus isolate RoL2022-P1 chromosome 8, RoL_Sspl_1.0, whole genome shotgun sequence nucleotide sequence CGTGCCATGAGCCTCACCGAGTCCAGCCTGCTGCCCTCCTTCGGGCAGCTCAACAACCTGGAGGGTTTCCCTGCGGTTCCCGCCACCACCACTGTGGCGCCCCCACCTGGTTTCCCGCCCTCGTCTAACCTGCCTGCTCAGGTCCAGCCGATGCTGTCGTCCAACCGTTACAAAACCGAACTGTGCCGTGGCTTCCAGGAGACCGGCAGCTGCAAGTACGGCAGCAAGTGCCAGTTTGCTCACGGCGAAGCCGAGCTGCGTGGACTGTACCGCCATCCCAAGTACAAAACCGAGCACTGCAGAACCTTCTACAACTTCGGCTACTGCCCGTATGGCTCACGCTGTCACTTCATCCACGAAGAGAAAATGAGCGGCAGCCCCATGGCATCCAACAAATTCCAGCGACAGCTTACTTCCTCCATTTCCGGCGGGCAGAACCCTCGGCACCAACTTCGCCAAAGCGTCAGTTTTGCAGGCTTCCTGGAAAGCTCACGCAGCTCACCTCCGCCGTCATTCCACGTGTCCTTCAGCGACCCCAACCCGGGGTTCAGCCGCGCTCCGTCTGTCTCCCCGCCTCCCGCAGATCACACCTCCCCTGTCTTCGGGGACGGTTTGCACCGGGAGCCAGCGGCATTCCATTTTGGGAACCAGCGTACCCGAGCCAGCACCGGCGACATCCACAACATTCCTCTCATCATGGAGCAAAAGGCCTCACGCTGCGTCTGTGGCCATGGAAATGACTTTTCCATGGACAGTAAGAAGAGCAGGAGCTTCGCcagcatggaggaggagaaggagcaagAGCGAGGCTTGCTGCTGGCCGGCCACGTGGGCTTCATCAAGCCTCCCAGCATGCAGCGCTTCTCCTCCGAGGACTCGCTGGAAGAcagctacagcagcagcagcggctccaGTGGAAGCGAGTCGCCCACCTTTGATGCGTCCGCCACCAAGAGGCTCATTGTCTTCGAGCGACTTTCCCTCTCAGACTAAAATTGGACTTTCCTCCCAGCAAAAGTCCTCCTGACTCGATAACACTCACCAGTTCTTAATCCAGGTTTAATTGGTTGGTctttagaagaagaaaaaaacaaacttgatttTAGAACCCGGATGTAAtttgattgtattttcataCTTTAATAACGGTGTAGTCGGTGAGACCTTTATATGCGGTCTTCCATTAGTACTTCAATTGACAGTGCCAGTCTTTCAGATCAAAATGGCAGCGATCCATGTGCCTTAACATTCTCCTTGCCAACGTGCCGCAGAGTTGCAGAGCCAAGATCCGCACATTTGACTCACTTGCCTTCTTGAACGAGACACTCGTCCTCGAtgcaattgttattattatttttttaaatctgtgaaATGCACTTTACAGCAAATCCAATGGGAGAAACTGTCAAGTCTCCCTGTAGCATTCTACCAAAGCTTCATCctagactgtgtgtgtgcgagtgcgtGTGTGAATGGACGTGCGTCATCTTggcttccccccccccccaccccgaGACCAGAGGTGCAGGCAGATTTAAGTAGCACAGCACACAAGAGATCAAAGTTCGCTAACAGTCGTCGGTTATTTTCCATCTGATTAACAACCCTGACCCGCGTCCACATCTTTGTTAATCGCACCCCGGCATCTTACGCCCCCTGCAGGTTTGACGGCCTCACATCGGGATTTCAACACCACAGTATTCCTTTCTGTTATCGGTTGCCTAAGCATTGTTAACTTAaactaatgtatttattatatttatttgtgcttaaagaaaaaaatgtattttatacttTATTTATGAAGAATTGTATAAAGGTCTGTGAAATATGAATGTGAGAgcagagcagtaaaaaaaaaaaagagaatcatatattttcaatttcctAAACGTGACAATAAATTTGTGAATATATAACAAAGCACACTGTTGTCTTTATTTCTTCCTTCTCTTGCGTGTTTATTTGCACCATCACGCCGCCTGGGTTGCTTCAGATATAGGTCACTTGCATAAGTGTGAGATCGCAGCTTCGTTCGGGATTACAGCCTTGTGCAACATATTTCCTCACCGTCGTCACTTTACTTGATTCCGCTGGTTGTCAAGGTCAACAGCAACGCAGGGAGCTGAAAACATGAGCACCTCATGGCCGCCTTTATCACCTCATCCGTGACCtattatattattttcaatAACAATACCCGTGATATCATCGGCCATTCCTGCCtccatgtgtgtgttcatgccaCACACTGTGCTGTTGTGTATACAGTGCAGGCAGGATGAGTGTTGCACCTCCACTTCTAAATCCCATATGTTTGGATTTCCCCTCATCGCCTCCTACATTACTCGCAGGATGCCCTTGAAAACTCCATCCAGCACGTTCACCTTTCTGTTAATAATTGAAACTGTAGATGTGTGTCTTAGTTCAGGCTGATAACAGTCAACTTTAAAGTCCAAGGTTTGAACTGCCTTCATTTCCGTCAGGTGACTCTGCAGCTCTtctcagacaaataaaaaatacacattctGACTATGAAAGGTGTTTCCTTTCTGTATTtgttatattgtgttttttgttttttaaaaatgaattcagcAGGTCGGTGGTAACAGAGGAATGAAGTGTTTTAGAGCATAATAAAGATGTAAAACTCACCAGGAGTTTAAGCAGCTTTTCttttgacatgataaaaacctAAACTGTGAATTTATTTGTAACTATATtaactttattttatattgaacTATATAACTATATTACATTATAACACCTAGCAGCAGccttatttaaaaataaaaaagaaataagtgTATTGCTTCTCTGCCTTTGTAGAGAGTGAAACTAGGTCAGACTCCCAGCTTTCTTTGAAGGAAATGAGAGACACCCATGAGCTACAGTCAAGTGAGAAGCAGAGAATTGACCAAGGCTCAACTCAATGATCACGAGGCCACTCACATTTCTGTGATGCTCGCTGTGCTTCTGAGAgggattattttttttgtttgtttcccactgtcagttgttgttattttagcGCTGTCTCTGACTCATTCAAGCTATGAGTCATCCCTGAGGCTGTTAATGATTCACCACAGAACTGCTGAGGTCGGCATGCAGGCACCAAGCGCTCTGCAAGTCCACCGACCGAGTTAGTTCTCTTCAGGTTATTTCCACTCGGACGTTGTCAACATGTGTTCATGAATAGTTTGTGGGTTATGAATGAAGAAGAGATATTAGTGAATGACGTGATCATAAACCAGAAGGAGGAAACGCTGTCGGCTCATGAAAGAGGGGATGATATGACAGTGAATTACAGGGGACTGAGTGTAGACAGATCATCCcagcgtgtctgtgtgtgactgcGTGCGAGCCAACAAAGAGCTGGAGGGTCTCTGCTCCGAGGAAGACTTTAGCCTGACAGTCAATGCATCAAGGCTTCATGGAACTGAAACTGTTTACATCCTCGCTCCAGTGTTTCCACTGAGACAGTTTGAAATATTTGGCCTTGTATCAAATATATAGGGGAAAAAAGGAGGAGTGGACAGCGAATGTTTTAAATAGAAATATACAAACAAAACTGGCTTCAACTGGGTGGTTTGGCTGGCTAGATAAATGGTAGatggctagatagatagatagatagacaaacagacaaatagagacagacagacagacagacagatagatagatagatagatagatagatagatagatagatagatagatagatagaaagacggacggacggacagacagacaggtagatactgtagatagatagattgattgattgatagaCACTgtagacggatagatagatactgtagatagacggacggacagacagacagacagataggtagatactgtagatagatagatagattgattgaTAGACACTgtagacggatagatagatactgtagatagacggacggacggacggacggacagacggacagacagacagatactgtagatagacggacagacagacagacaggtagatactgtagatagatagatagatacatactgtagacggatagatagatagatactgtagatagacggaagacggacggatggacagacagacagacagacagacagacagacagacactgtagatagatagatagatactgtggatagacggacggacggacggacagacagacagacaggtagatactgttgatagatagatagatagatagatagatacatactgtagacggatagatagatagatactgtagatagacggacggacggacggacagacagacagacaggtagatactgttgatagatagatagatacatactgtagacggatagatagatagatactgtagatagacggacggacggacagacagacagacaggtagatactgtagatagatagatagatagatacatactgtagacggatagatagatagatactgtagatagacggacggacggacggacggacagacagatggatggatatcAACTATTTGTGGAGAAAACAATGCAGCCACTGTTTTGCATGCAAAaacatttgatatttttttttgttttttggcagaAATGTGTCCCATAAAGGTTGTGAATCCTATTGTAGTAAAAAGAGCAATAACAAAGCCATGATTGCCAAGCATCAGTCAACAGTGAGCGAGGAAGAGCCCAGATATTAAATAACACCGTGCTGTTTGCTCAAGGGAGACGACTGTGTGACACAGTGTTAGGTGCAACCCGAAAACACAGTGACGGTGAGAAAAGCAGGTGAAGATTGTGGAGTGGTCAGGCGTGGAAACGCAGGAGTTTGGAAATCAGCCCTTATACAACGTTTTGCTCTGAAGCAACTATCAACAAGAGCTGTTGCTATGTGCTTCCTCTCTACTCAGTCGTCGTCACATTTCGTAGGATCCCGAAAAATCCCCTCCTTTTTTTCTCGTAGCATGTGGATTAGCAAATACGGTTGGGCAATGGTTCCACAGTAAACACTCGGCAACCAAATATCGGATGGAAAAAAAGGCCTTATGCAACTTCTCGTTTACTATCAGGGTCAACAGACAGAAGCTGGAATTTTATTATGCTTCCTAttacataaaacaaaagaaagttcAAGGGTTCTTTCACAGAAAGCGCGAATTCAGTGAATGGCTTCACAATTATAGATATTATAAGAAAAAGGAGGCAAATAGTTCCAAGAAAATTCAAGGTTGGGTCGAGCTTTAAGGAGAATGTGGAACCATATACATTAAGAAGAAGGATTTCAATTTTGTGAAGAATATGTGCCGACAATaagtgtcaaaacaaacaaattagcTGAAGTTAATTCCACAGGAGCAACTGTGCCAAACTGAAGACACGTGGGCCAAACCAGGGACGACACCTCACTTTATGTGGCCCGTGAGACTTTCAAATGCTTGCTCAAGAGAAAATGTTCATACTAACCCAAGCTACATCTCCCACAATGAAACCACGGCTTCCAGCTAAAATCAGACTGCTTCACCGTTTTGCTGACTGTCATCTAGGGATTTTAAGCGTCAACAAACACATGGAAGGCAGGGGAATGAAATGCAGATCTAAACAATTCTAAGGCAGACTGCTAGTGACAGACTGCTCAATAAATAGGAACCCTTCAATGGCAGACCAGATTTACAGGCCTTTGAACTGATAGTAAGAAGACCAGGGTCTCAGAGAAGCCTCTCAGAGAGCTCCTCACTGAACCTGAAAATCCTTTAGTAAGGAATAGACAGTAACTCCTATCTTAGTTAGGAGCTGTGGTTGACCCAGCTGTTAGGTATGAGTCAGCCATCATTGCAAAAGCAGCGAGTGCTTGATCTAAAAGCTGGATAAAAGACAGAGATATAGTTTTGGTGTTAATGGACCCTCAAATCAATAGACAATGGCAGAGCTGTAAATAATGttgaacatgaaaaaacaacTGTGAAATGAACAGAAACATGGACTGAAAGTGATCCTGCTACATGTGTGGAAACTTGCTCTGAATTGACTCGGTGACACTTGGATTTATTTGCTCAAGTTAATTGCCATGCTGGTCAGTCTTGTGCCTTCTGCTCAATAAGTTATTAACAAGGTTAAAATGCCTCAGCTGTCACCAATGTCTGTGACTGCTGACAAGCCGATCAGAAGATAGGGTTACGAGTGTAACACCCCTTCTATGAAGCGTGCTAAGCCCTTCACCCGAAGCCTGGTGAGATGGCTAAGCACGCTGAGATAGAAGCAGCGTTGCTTGGCTTTCTAATGGAGCACCAACCAGtgaacaggaacaggaaacccCACTGGACGGCTTCCTGCATTTGTGTTTGGGAATCTTTCCCCTGCCACTTCTAGCGACCAAGTCCTCTATCCTGCTCTTAGCAGAGCTCACCttatcatctctctctctcgctagGATTCAATCGGAACAGCTTTTGTTGTGTACTCTAAACCTTTAGGGGTGATGCTGAGAAAACCTGAGTATTGTCTTTGAATTTGGCCATGTCACCCCCACAGTTTGGGCCGTGTCTCGGTACTGAAAAATAATAcgaattttatttaaaaaagcttATTTCAACAGTGGAGGTCATCATCAGACAAGTTGAGTTAAACGCTCTCAGTCTGCTGAGCATCTGTACGTGACGTCCTGCTACTTCGATAAAACAAAGCGTGCATTGTAACCTGAGGCGCTGAGACACGACGAGTTTCCCACACTTGTCCCTTTTTATTCCCGTCGTTGTATCGTTTATATCCTGACCACCGACGCAAAGAGGGCTTGTTTGCGTCCACATTTGCCTTTCTGACTACGCAAATAACTTTCACCAACTTTATTAATATGTAACTGGGAAGTTCAGGGAAAAACAGGGTCATTTTTGGAAAGGTAAATGTTGTGCCAGTGCATTGACAACGGGTGCATGACTTTTCAAGAACGATAAGCTGATGTCATTGGACTAAAGTGCAAAGTCATCCACTGTTAAGGTTGAATTCACGTGAATGCAGGAAGCTCCTCCGACTCTCTGCTCTCCAAGGCAGTTTCTACAAAACAATTCAAGTGTGAGTCGCGTCACTTGAAGTACTTCACAATTGCATCGCGTCATACGTTGCACAATATAAAGCTAATATTCCGGGAAAGCTCCATACAAGAGGAAGCCTACGAACTTTCAACCCTTTTTTACTCATTACAGAGTCAGAATCAGTACCTGTTTTGGGTCAACATCACCTCCGTGTTTCAGATCAGTGGCCAGTACAAACCCCATCTACCTTTTGGTCACTGCTCTGGTTGCATCCAGGCAGAGTGTCTTCCTGGCTGAGCAAGGAGACCTTGAAACTCCTGTGTATGTTTGAAACTTTGTGGTGGCCATGGCAACTGAGAAGGATTCACTGAATAAGCCATTCTCTTTTAATTCCTGTCCCTGCCTTTCATGCACAATGAGGCCTTGTTTTCCCTCAAACTATCGACATTTTGGACAGGATTTCATTTGTTattactgaaaaacaaaatgtatccGAGATTCAAAGGCGAGCTTGCTTGTGGTTTAGTTCTGCTTTgatgcatatatatatgtttaaagaATGTTATGAGACAAAAACTGAGTACATTAATTGATGGCTTTAAGTGATGCAGCTTGTGAGAATATATTAACAAGTAATACGAGAAAATCAATCAAAAGTAGATGTTTGAAACCAAATTTGATTTCCTGAAAAACGTATTTAAAAAAGAGTTTGAGTTCTCATTGCAGTTATGGTCAGCTGTGATGCTCAGCCCGGTGCAGATGCGAGTGCTGTCTCACGGCGGAGTCCTGCTGTGCTTTGGGGGGAAAACTGTTTGTTTACCTctccaacaaaacaaacagctcccTCTCTGCGAGCCTGCTTGTTTGCCTACGTATTTGGGGAGGAGGAGTGACCCAACGAGAGTGAGGAGTTGTAGTGTCAGTGAGccagagctggaaggagaaaatatttgagtagtgacatcacagcagcagaagggAAGCGCTCGCCTTTTATAGCCATGTTCTCTTCCTTTGCCACATTCCTCGGCTACAGGAGCcggtctcctcctcctgctctcttttCCTCCCAGCTCACTGCCTTCGCAGCCAAGACGTATGACGCAAGTATCTGGAGGGGGGAGGTGGAGGGCGGGGCAGGGTTGCTTATCTATCCCGGgggaaaaaagaggaaaaaaaaacatggtccaAACCCTTTTCATTAGCCTTTCACTTTACGACAAGGAGAAAGAAACTTGAACTTATATGTGTTTGGAGttttttgtttgcctttttCACAGCAGGTCTGTTtgtgtggacagattcacgtgaggggCGGCGCAGAGTCAAGGTTTATCATTAGACTTTATGAGCCATTTTGGTGGAACATTGAATTACAGTCCTGCACCTCCCAGACGCTGTTCAACTGAAGACCATCCCAGTGAAACCCTAgacattatttataaaaaaaatgctgtaaaaTGCTGTGTAAATAAGAAATCACATCATTTGTTGACAGATGCACGTTTGTCTATTCATGTCCCAAGTGTCCACGTGCTAAAAGCCGAGGACACTTGACATTTAGACACCAGTTAAGCTTTGAAtcttttgggctgtgggaggaaagcagagtgctgAGGGACCCCAATTGGAACCAAACACTActccactgcagctgctgaatcCTCACACCATGTTCTTGCAACATCTATTTGTGCTTATGTTTCTaaaaggaacttttttttcacctaaTACAATGAGATCAGGTTTGTGTTGTGGTGGCTGCGGAAGCAGAAGTGAAGATGGGATCCTGGTTGCAGATTCCTCTATTCTCAAAAGCACCGCTCACAGAGGTTGTCAGCCAACAACCTGCTGGTGTATTGCATATAGCGAACCCCATCCATGCACTCAGTGGCCCACAGCTACAGTAACAGCTGCTGTCGGCAGGAGTGGACTGGCGCGTGTGAATGGCTGTTACGTGCAACCAAATCACAGTCATTTTACAGACCTATAACGTTGACATCCTGCTGCTATGGTCATGTTTTGTTCAACagaataaatatcaatattagAGGGAGGAAGCCATCACTATTTTGTTTGTAAATGTGACCTGTGAGCTAGTAGCGGTTAGCATCACAGCTAATGCTTTGACTGATAACTCAGGTCTACAATCACGTGACTCTGAAAACCTACGCTGCGTTCCAGTTGTCCTCGGAACTGGGTAAGCTCCGCCCCCTCAGCGTACGCCAGATTTCCCAGTCGGACGGTGGGAGAACTCTCACCTCACCCAgtttgcaatccaagatggctgctcctAGTAtattcaacttctttttttacgCTAAATCGGTACGTACATTGGATCGTTCAACACATgtataaaaaatgtttctattgcgtcattttaaaaatgattctgTATATTCGAACTACAATGTGGACAATGCTAACGGTGGCTATCGCTAGCCCGGTCGACGCCATTCCCTGCTCTGACTCCCACTTCCGATGTAGCTGAAACGCAGCATTACATCCAAAAGACTGGACCAATGCAGCGTTCCACACCTTCTCAACCACTTGGATGGTTTTGGTTCAACTAGTTTTGCGTCTTTGAATTTTTGTTGCGTGTTCCTTCTCTATTGAAAGGTCTTTCCGTGACTTTGATGATATTATCATGGTCAATTAGCTGCTTTGCTGATCTGCGTGCGCGAAGCTGAGCCGACATGTTTGACAGATGTCTGAGACTCTGAGGCTGAGCTCTGTTGCATAAGGCCGTTGGGAAGGAGAAGAAAGTCCCCCCAGACAGTTTCACATCTGTTTCTCTTATTAAAGGAGATCTTTCACAATGAGCCCATAGATGTTCTCTGCACACTTCCTGTTCATGCTCACACTCAGGGCACGCTTCTCCTTTTAGCCTTCATGCTTCCTGTTTTTACATCCCTTTCTGAGTGCGAAATGAAAATAAGTTAACGCGGTGTCAAAACGGCGTTTATTAATAACAGACGCATGAAAAACACATGGGATTGGAAACAGCTTTCTGTGTGAAAGGTTGAATACCTAACAGGACGGTCGGTGGAGCCCAGGCACATGACGGTGGCCCTGCTGGCTCTGACAGGACTGGATGTCTGGAGTTCTGCTTTCTTTTTATGATGTCAATTTCAAGCACGATTACATCAGATTCTTAAAGTCAATGGAAGGGATGTTTAACCGACGGAAAATTGGGTGAAAAGTGTTGTAGAAAAGACCTTGGTCACAGCAGGCCACCAGAAACGACTCGATTATTCTGGACTTTTCTCTGCAGTTACTTCTCATTCCAGCTCCATCCCACTGTCCCGCGCTCGCTTTCACTTATCAGTATGAAGAAGGTTAGTCTCTTCCAGTTTCCTTTTGTCAGTCTGGCTCACGAAGTGAGTCTAGTAAGTtgctgataacatttttatCCCCTGCTGCCCAATCAATCTGCACCTTTTTACTCAAACAAATGTCCACGATTGTTTGAgagtattaatattttttttatttcaatatcaaCCTGCTGCATTTCATCATTGCTTCTCTGACTGTTCTTTGCTCCTGTCGTGAGAATGAGGAGGCAGGGGAGCGTGCGTGACCGATGGGTTTGGCGACAGACGACTGGGGTTGTTCGTGTCACAAGCTCAACGTTCTTCAGCCGTGTGTAGAGCCAAGCCTGTGTGGACTTGCCTGTAAGTAGAGGGTGCACCAAATGACATGGGGCTGGCACTAGTGTGTCTCTGGAAGATGACAGAGCACCTCAGCTTATCAGGCTTAGACACTGGCCAAACTCAGGCCGACTGCATCTACCGTCACTGCAGGTTCACTGGGTTGAAAATATGTTTCTGAAACTCTTGAGCTGCATAAAGGAAGCTGGCTTCTTGCAGAAGAAACTCCTGGTCTGTATCTGTCTAGAGATGATTCCATCCGCGCAGGGCAGAGTGCAGCCCAGtgtccacatgtggcccttagCCTGTATTTACcaggccctcatgaggtcagacagaAACGCTGACTTGTGGAGTTGCTCTTCTGCTTTGTGTTTCCACCTTCAGTTCTGATACTCAAACAGTCTCAACTCAccaattcacatttatttgtatCTCAGTATTTCAATGTTATTAAAAGACAAATTTCTTTATattctgttatttttgtttccctccaaaACATTCAAAAATATCCATTAAATTCCAATgccttttcaatttttttattgatattgtacccttgtttttgttttttatactCATAGAACTGCTCagatttgttttaatttcatttttgcagtttcacaaaaataaacaatagaaaGAGCAGCGCATATTTTTCTGCCCCACCCCACTAAAAAAATCATGACTTAAATGTTCCCCTTTTTTAATAGTCCTCGCAACATGCGTTCAtaaatcttcagttaaccaccgaCCATTCTTTaaatcaggggttcttaacctttctgaaccaccttttccagaacaaatgggtccagggcccattcaaggaacagagctgattcattactgtgaatTACTGGTTTAATTTATGTTCAATAACcacagatgtaaacaaaccaaaaccttgtgaaatgatatgaaaccatgtgatcagcatcaaaatatttaataaaattgattttataaaacaatgtgtaaatatcataaaatactttcttcttcaaaaataaactctaaagaataTAAGTAAATGTAAGTGAAAGTATCGTCATAACATTTTCTAATTCATTCTAATTTTCGCTTACATGAACAGTTTTGACTGTCgggggcaccatcactttctttatcatttgttcttttcaagaacttctcgatagttggtaactatcacaaactTGCAGCTGTCAATTGAGTGCAGTGACACACTGCTTCCACCATACGTGACTCATGTATTAAAACGGAGCGTCTCACGGCTCAGAGGAGTTAAACAACAAAGTTtaagtggccctctagggggcgctcgcggcccaactataggccctatggttaagaatcactgctttataTCACTGGAATCATTTCCCTCCACTAGTTGCATCTCGCTCCATCAGAAAGCTGTCTGCGCCACACATCTAGGCTTTAAATATGAATTCAGTTTGGCAACAGCAAATACCATTTCCATAAATGCACGATAATAACGCACCTCCAAATTCATTAAAGCAAATGTTTGCATTTCAAACGTTTATAACAAAATGGCTTGTCGTCTCTCACCTGCTACAGATTCCATGACACGGTCATATTCCCCGTCTGTGCTGCGTCTGCTGACGCAGCAATATTCTGCCTCAGCTGCTTCTCATCAGACGCCTGTGTTATTTCAAGTTTGCTGCTCTCATTTGGGGCTAAACTCAGCAGTGTGCTTGTGGCTGCCGGGTCCATTCATGACACAGCACATACATCTGGGCCCGGGGACAATGGGCCCCTCTGTGTGAGCACATCTGCCCAGATACACACTGGTATGTTTAAACAGGTGGAGCGAAAATGAAGTGCttagacgtgtgtgtgtgtgtgtgtgtgtgtgttgaaaggAAAGAAATGGATATtatggagtgtgtgtgtttagcctGGGCTGCCCTCCACGGAACACATACCACGGTGACACTCGTGCACTGCCGACACCAGCAAAATAAGCAGCGGCtgaagtgaggcaaagaaggaggcgagaggatgagaggagggCTGGATGCCCTGTTTgagaaatatgacaaaaatCAGTTTCCTGTCCAGCACATCTGTTTCTTTTCAGCGCATTAATTGGAAACATCTGTTTTCGAAGGcacctttttcttttcaaagatgACGACGGAGCTGCCGCTTTTAATTCAGACTCCAGTGAGTCCAGGTGAGCGATCGCGTGTTAGCATGCACGGAAAATGGgagctacacacacac carries:
- the zgc:162730 gene encoding mRNA decay activator protein ZFP36; amino-acid sequence: MSEMLDNILTKNFVNLTLDDALLQQHQPPTKVPGHGRLSRSASFFAPPSPTASSRLSLSTDHVNDDNSSSIWPPSIWSQAPQEKQLPFRPDRAMSLTESSLLPSFGQLNNLEGFPAVPATTTVAPPPGFPPSSNLPAQVQPMLSSNRYKTELCRGFQETGSCKYGSKCQFAHGEAELRGLYRHPKYKTEHCRTFYNFGYCPYGSRCHFIHEEKMSGSPMASNKFQRQLTSSISGGQNPRHQLRQSVSFAGFLESSRSSPPPSFHVSFSDPNPGFSRAPSVSPPPADHTSPVFGDGLHREPAAFHFGNQRTRASTGDIHNIPLIMEQKASRCVCGHGNDFSMDSKKSRSFASMEEEKEQERGLLLAGHVGFIKPPSMQRFSSEDSLEDSYSSSSGSSGSESPTFDASATKRLIVFERLSLSD